One genomic window of Coffea eugenioides isolate CCC68of chromosome 1, Ceug_1.0, whole genome shotgun sequence includes the following:
- the LOC113775833 gene encoding glucosidase 2 subunit beta isoform X3, with protein MNKKKKIGGLRRLFEISIVIIIGCICAITRSAAAAAAKDDQFLLLLGVSPQDEDYYKGLLSSPSSTIKCKDGSFKFSTSQLNDDFCDCPDASDEPGTSACPNGKFYCKNAGHIPFSLYSSRVNDGICDCCDGSDEYDGKVMCPNTCWEAGKVARERLKTKIATYQQGVTVRNRLVEQAKLAIAKEEAELSKLKNEEKILKGLVEQLQERKEQIEKAEEKERLQKEKEDKERKEAEEANLKEKQNGEQVESSEADALKNDIHDKIGLLGDSSSSQDVMDGHGDSESEAQHGEFDVKEESPIGDVKPLQEDSLLHATEKEEQLTVDGQPGLDIGNQAEVEEDNSESLSKEELGRLVASRWTGEKTEQQTEEVSSTKDKNHGTEEEDAYGEEYSSYDSEEDDHRYDNDDGDNEDQMDDFGGEDHDDSSPSYKSETDDEPDLPAEPSWLEKIQKSVRRIFQAVTFFQTPVDKSEAARVRKEYDESSAKLSKLQSRISSLKQKLKHDFGPEKEFYSFYGQCFENKQNKYVYKICPFKQASQVEGHSTTRLGSWEKFEDSYKVMQFLNGDKCWNGPDRSLKVKLRCGLNNEVTDVDEPSRCEYMALVSTPALCVEEKLKELQDKLDMMNKEQPTSHDEL; from the exons atgaacaagaagaagaagataggAGGATTAAGAAGATTGTTTGAGATTAGTATTGTTATAATTATTGGGTGTATATGTGCGATCACCAGATCCGCTGCTGCTGCCGCCGCCAAGGACGACCAATTCCTACTCCTCCTCGGAGTTTCCCCACAAG ATGAGGATTATTACAAGGGATTGTTGTCTTCCCCTTCCTCTACCATCAAATGCAAAGACGGATCCTTCAAATTCTCCACCTCTCAGCTCAATGACGATTTCTGCGACTGTCCTGATGCCTCCGACGAACCTG GTACATCCGCTTGTCCGAACGGCAAATTCTACTGTAAGAATGCTGGACATATTCCTTTCTCTTTGTACTCTTCCAGAGTCAACGATGGCATCTGCG ATTGCTGTGACGGCAGTGATGAGTATGATGGCAAAGTTATGTGCCCAAACACTTGTTGGGAGGCTGGCAAAGTAGCTAGAGAAAGGTTGAAGACGAAGATTGCTACCTATCAGCAAGGTGTCACTGTACGTAACCGGCTAGTTGAACAAGCCAAATTAGCAATAGCCAAAGAGGAGGCCGAGTTATCCAAACTAAAAAACGAAGAGAAGATACTCAAGGGGCTGGTTGAACAACTTCAGG AGCGTAAAGAACAGATAGAGAAGGCAGAGGAGAAGGAACGGttacaaaaggaaaaagaggacaaagaaagaaaagaagctGAGGAGGCTAATCTGAAAGAGAAACAAAATGGCGAACAAGTTGAAAGTTCGGAA GCAGATGCTCTAAAGAATGACATCCATGATAAGATTGGCCTATTGGGAGACTCTTCTTCATCACAG GATGTAATGGATGGCCATGGAGATTCTGAGAGTGAAGCTCAGCACGGTGAATTTGATGTGAAGGAAGAATCTCCAATTGGTGATGTAAAACCGCTGCAAGAGGATTCTTTGCTG CATGCCACAGAGAAAGAGGAACAGTTGACAGTTGATGGTCAACCTGGTCTTGATATTGGAAATCAG GCAGAAGTAGAAGAGGACAATAGCGAATCATTATCTAAGGAAGAGTTAGGTCGTCTTGTTGCCTCTCGTTGGACAGGAGAAAAGACTGAGCAGCAAACTGAAGAGGTTAGTTCTACTAAAGATAAAAATCATGGAACAGAAGAGGAGGATGCTTATGGAGAAGAATACAGCAGTTATGATTCAGAGGAGGATGATCATAGGTATGATAATGATGATGGTGATAATGAAGACCAGATGGATGATTTTGGGGGTGAGGATCATGATGATTCAAGCCCTTCATATAAATCTGAGACAGATGATGAACCGGACTTACCAG CAGAACCATCATGGTTGGAGAAGATACAAAAGTCTGTACGTAGAATTTTTCAGGCTGTTACCTTTTTTCAAACTCCAGTTGACAAATCTG AGGCTGCACGTGTTCGCAAAGAATATGATGAATCTAGTGCAAAGCTCTCTAAATTACAGTCAAGGATATCAAGTTTGAAGCAAAAGCTAAAACATGATTTTG GGCCAGAGAAAGAGTTCTATTCATTTTATGGTCAATGTTTTGAGAACAAGCAAAACAA GTACGTCTACAAAATCTGCCCTTTTAAACAAGCATCACAGGTGGAGGGTCACAGCACAACTCGTTTGGG GAGTTGGGAAAAGTTTGAGGATTCATACAAGGTCATGCAATTTTTAAATGGTGATAAATGCTGGAATGGGCCAGATAGAAGTTTAAAG GTCAAACTAAGATGTGGTTTAAACAATGAAGTTACTGATGTGGATGAACCAAGCCGCTGCGA GTACATGGCTTTGGTGTCTACTCCGGCTCTTTGTGTAGAAGAAAAACTTAAG GAACTACAAGATAAACTAGACATGATGAACAAGGAACAACCAACAAGTCATGATGAACTCTGA
- the LOC113775833 gene encoding glucosidase 2 subunit beta isoform X2, producing the protein MNKKKKIGGLRRLFEISIVIIIGCICAITRSAAAAAAKDDQFLLLLGVSPQDEDYYKGLLSSPSSTIKCKDGSFKFSTSQLNDDFCDCPDASDEPGTSACPNGKFYCKNAGHIPFSLYSSRVNDGICDCCDGSDEYDGKVMCPNTCWEAGKVARERLKTKIATYQQGVTVRNRLVEQAKLAIAKEEAELSKLKNEEKILKGLVEQLQERKEQIEKAEEKERLQKEKEDKERKEAEEANLKEKQNGEQVESSEADALKNDIHDKIGEQVESSEADALKNDIHDKIGLLGDSSSSQDVMDGHGDSESEAQHGEFDVKEESPIGDVKPLQEDSLLHATEKEEQLTVDGQPGLDIGNQAEVEEDNSESLSKEELGRLVASRWTGEKTEQQTEEVSSTKDKNHGTEEEDAYGEEYSSYDSEEDDHRYDNDDGDNEDQMDDFGGEDHDDSSPSYKSETDDEPDLPEPSWLEKIQKSVRRIFQAVTFFQTPVDKSEAARVRKEYDESSAKLSKLQSRISSLKQKLKHDFGPEKEFYSFYGQCFENKQNKYVYKICPFKQASQVEGHSTTRLGSWEKFEDSYKVMQFLNGDKCWNGPDRSLKVKLRCGLNNEVTDVDEPSRCEYMALVSTPALCVEEKLKELQDKLDMMNKEQPTSHDEL; encoded by the exons atgaacaagaagaagaagataggAGGATTAAGAAGATTGTTTGAGATTAGTATTGTTATAATTATTGGGTGTATATGTGCGATCACCAGATCCGCTGCTGCTGCCGCCGCCAAGGACGACCAATTCCTACTCCTCCTCGGAGTTTCCCCACAAG ATGAGGATTATTACAAGGGATTGTTGTCTTCCCCTTCCTCTACCATCAAATGCAAAGACGGATCCTTCAAATTCTCCACCTCTCAGCTCAATGACGATTTCTGCGACTGTCCTGATGCCTCCGACGAACCTG GTACATCCGCTTGTCCGAACGGCAAATTCTACTGTAAGAATGCTGGACATATTCCTTTCTCTTTGTACTCTTCCAGAGTCAACGATGGCATCTGCG ATTGCTGTGACGGCAGTGATGAGTATGATGGCAAAGTTATGTGCCCAAACACTTGTTGGGAGGCTGGCAAAGTAGCTAGAGAAAGGTTGAAGACGAAGATTGCTACCTATCAGCAAGGTGTCACTGTACGTAACCGGCTAGTTGAACAAGCCAAATTAGCAATAGCCAAAGAGGAGGCCGAGTTATCCAAACTAAAAAACGAAGAGAAGATACTCAAGGGGCTGGTTGAACAACTTCAGG AGCGTAAAGAACAGATAGAGAAGGCAGAGGAGAAGGAACGGttacaaaaggaaaaagaggacaaagaaagaaaagaagctGAGGAGGCTAATCTGAAAGAGAAACAAAATGGCGAACAAGTTGAAAGTTCGGAAGCAGATGCTCTAAAGAATGACATCCATGATAAGATTGGCGAACAAGTTGAAAGTTCGGAGGCAGATGCTCTAAAGAATGACATCCATGATAAGATTGGCCTATTGGGAGACTCTTCTTCATCACAG GATGTAATGGATGGCCATGGAGATTCTGAGAGTGAAGCTCAGCACGGTGAATTTGATGTGAAGGAAGAATCTCCAATTGGTGATGTAAAACCGCTGCAAGAGGATTCTTTGCTG CATGCCACAGAGAAAGAGGAACAGTTGACAGTTGATGGTCAACCTGGTCTTGATATTGGAAATCAG GCAGAAGTAGAAGAGGACAATAGCGAATCATTATCTAAGGAAGAGTTAGGTCGTCTTGTTGCCTCTCGTTGGACAGGAGAAAAGACTGAGCAGCAAACTGAAGAGGTTAGTTCTACTAAAGATAAAAATCATGGAACAGAAGAGGAGGATGCTTATGGAGAAGAATACAGCAGTTATGATTCAGAGGAGGATGATCATAGGTATGATAATGATGATGGTGATAATGAAGACCAGATGGATGATTTTGGGGGTGAGGATCATGATGATTCAAGCCCTTCATATAAATCTGAGACAGATGATGAACCGGACTTACCAG AACCATCATGGTTGGAGAAGATACAAAAGTCTGTACGTAGAATTTTTCAGGCTGTTACCTTTTTTCAAACTCCAGTTGACAAATCTG AGGCTGCACGTGTTCGCAAAGAATATGATGAATCTAGTGCAAAGCTCTCTAAATTACAGTCAAGGATATCAAGTTTGAAGCAAAAGCTAAAACATGATTTTG GGCCAGAGAAAGAGTTCTATTCATTTTATGGTCAATGTTTTGAGAACAAGCAAAACAA GTACGTCTACAAAATCTGCCCTTTTAAACAAGCATCACAGGTGGAGGGTCACAGCACAACTCGTTTGGG GAGTTGGGAAAAGTTTGAGGATTCATACAAGGTCATGCAATTTTTAAATGGTGATAAATGCTGGAATGGGCCAGATAGAAGTTTAAAG GTCAAACTAAGATGTGGTTTAAACAATGAAGTTACTGATGTGGATGAACCAAGCCGCTGCGA GTACATGGCTTTGGTGTCTACTCCGGCTCTTTGTGTAGAAGAAAAACTTAAG GAACTACAAGATAAACTAGACATGATGAACAAGGAACAACCAACAAGTCATGATGAACTCTGA
- the LOC113775833 gene encoding glucosidase 2 subunit beta isoform X1, with the protein MNKKKKIGGLRRLFEISIVIIIGCICAITRSAAAAAAKDDQFLLLLGVSPQDEDYYKGLLSSPSSTIKCKDGSFKFSTSQLNDDFCDCPDASDEPGTSACPNGKFYCKNAGHIPFSLYSSRVNDGICDCCDGSDEYDGKVMCPNTCWEAGKVARERLKTKIATYQQGVTVRNRLVEQAKLAIAKEEAELSKLKNEEKILKGLVEQLQERKEQIEKAEEKERLQKEKEDKERKEAEEANLKEKQNGEQVESSEADALKNDIHDKIGEQVESSEADALKNDIHDKIGLLGDSSSSQDVMDGHGDSESEAQHGEFDVKEESPIGDVKPLQEDSLLHATEKEEQLTVDGQPGLDIGNQAEVEEDNSESLSKEELGRLVASRWTGEKTEQQTEEVSSTKDKNHGTEEEDAYGEEYSSYDSEEDDHRYDNDDGDNEDQMDDFGGEDHDDSSPSYKSETDDEPDLPAEPSWLEKIQKSVRRIFQAVTFFQTPVDKSEAARVRKEYDESSAKLSKLQSRISSLKQKLKHDFGPEKEFYSFYGQCFENKQNKYVYKICPFKQASQVEGHSTTRLGSWEKFEDSYKVMQFLNGDKCWNGPDRSLKVKLRCGLNNEVTDVDEPSRCEYMALVSTPALCVEEKLKELQDKLDMMNKEQPTSHDEL; encoded by the exons atgaacaagaagaagaagataggAGGATTAAGAAGATTGTTTGAGATTAGTATTGTTATAATTATTGGGTGTATATGTGCGATCACCAGATCCGCTGCTGCTGCCGCCGCCAAGGACGACCAATTCCTACTCCTCCTCGGAGTTTCCCCACAAG ATGAGGATTATTACAAGGGATTGTTGTCTTCCCCTTCCTCTACCATCAAATGCAAAGACGGATCCTTCAAATTCTCCACCTCTCAGCTCAATGACGATTTCTGCGACTGTCCTGATGCCTCCGACGAACCTG GTACATCCGCTTGTCCGAACGGCAAATTCTACTGTAAGAATGCTGGACATATTCCTTTCTCTTTGTACTCTTCCAGAGTCAACGATGGCATCTGCG ATTGCTGTGACGGCAGTGATGAGTATGATGGCAAAGTTATGTGCCCAAACACTTGTTGGGAGGCTGGCAAAGTAGCTAGAGAAAGGTTGAAGACGAAGATTGCTACCTATCAGCAAGGTGTCACTGTACGTAACCGGCTAGTTGAACAAGCCAAATTAGCAATAGCCAAAGAGGAGGCCGAGTTATCCAAACTAAAAAACGAAGAGAAGATACTCAAGGGGCTGGTTGAACAACTTCAGG AGCGTAAAGAACAGATAGAGAAGGCAGAGGAGAAGGAACGGttacaaaaggaaaaagaggacaaagaaagaaaagaagctGAGGAGGCTAATCTGAAAGAGAAACAAAATGGCGAACAAGTTGAAAGTTCGGAAGCAGATGCTCTAAAGAATGACATCCATGATAAGATTGGCGAACAAGTTGAAAGTTCGGAGGCAGATGCTCTAAAGAATGACATCCATGATAAGATTGGCCTATTGGGAGACTCTTCTTCATCACAG GATGTAATGGATGGCCATGGAGATTCTGAGAGTGAAGCTCAGCACGGTGAATTTGATGTGAAGGAAGAATCTCCAATTGGTGATGTAAAACCGCTGCAAGAGGATTCTTTGCTG CATGCCACAGAGAAAGAGGAACAGTTGACAGTTGATGGTCAACCTGGTCTTGATATTGGAAATCAG GCAGAAGTAGAAGAGGACAATAGCGAATCATTATCTAAGGAAGAGTTAGGTCGTCTTGTTGCCTCTCGTTGGACAGGAGAAAAGACTGAGCAGCAAACTGAAGAGGTTAGTTCTACTAAAGATAAAAATCATGGAACAGAAGAGGAGGATGCTTATGGAGAAGAATACAGCAGTTATGATTCAGAGGAGGATGATCATAGGTATGATAATGATGATGGTGATAATGAAGACCAGATGGATGATTTTGGGGGTGAGGATCATGATGATTCAAGCCCTTCATATAAATCTGAGACAGATGATGAACCGGACTTACCAG CAGAACCATCATGGTTGGAGAAGATACAAAAGTCTGTACGTAGAATTTTTCAGGCTGTTACCTTTTTTCAAACTCCAGTTGACAAATCTG AGGCTGCACGTGTTCGCAAAGAATATGATGAATCTAGTGCAAAGCTCTCTAAATTACAGTCAAGGATATCAAGTTTGAAGCAAAAGCTAAAACATGATTTTG GGCCAGAGAAAGAGTTCTATTCATTTTATGGTCAATGTTTTGAGAACAAGCAAAACAA GTACGTCTACAAAATCTGCCCTTTTAAACAAGCATCACAGGTGGAGGGTCACAGCACAACTCGTTTGGG GAGTTGGGAAAAGTTTGAGGATTCATACAAGGTCATGCAATTTTTAAATGGTGATAAATGCTGGAATGGGCCAGATAGAAGTTTAAAG GTCAAACTAAGATGTGGTTTAAACAATGAAGTTACTGATGTGGATGAACCAAGCCGCTGCGA GTACATGGCTTTGGTGTCTACTCCGGCTCTTTGTGTAGAAGAAAAACTTAAG GAACTACAAGATAAACTAGACATGATGAACAAGGAACAACCAACAAGTCATGATGAACTCTGA